The Candidatus Eisenbacteria bacterium region CACAGCGTCGCCCGGGGCTCGCGTGTGAAGCTCTGGTCGCGCTGGATGTCGACCTCATCCTCGTTGCGCCCGAGCGCCAGCCGGACGCCCAGACGGCGGGCGTGGCGCTGCAAGGTCGAGAGATCGAACTCGACGACGCTCCAGCCGGTGAGAACGTCCGGGTCGGCCTCGCGCACGTGCGCGACGAAGCGCTCGAGGAGCTGCCGCTCGTCGGGCACGACCTCGGCACCCGCGATCGGCCCCTTGCCGACCATGAACACCCGGTCGCCGCCCGTGCCACTGGTGGCGATCGAGTAGAGCTGCCGCCCGTCGAGGCTCGTCTCGATGTCGAATGAGAGCACCCGCAGCGCCGGCGTCCAGTCGGCCGGGACGATCTCGGGATCGTGGTAGACGCGCCCCACGCCCGCCCGCCGCTCGAACGGGCCCTCGACCGAGAAGGCGCCGCGGATGCCGCGATCGATGAGGTAGCGGTACGCGAAGCGCACGTCGGCCTCGAACGTCGGCACGCCGGCGGCGGCGAGGCGGCGCCGCAGGACCGGTACGTCCGCCGGCGCGTCGACCTCGACCCGATCGACGGGGGCACCTTCGAACGTGGTGAGCGACGTGTCGACGCACGTGCGGTCGGGGAGCGCGCCGCGCATCTTCGCCCGATCGCTCGTGCGGACGAAGAAGTACGGCCGCACCCGCGTGTCGACGACCAGCGCCGGCTCGCCCGACTCGAGCACCGCATACAGGTGCACGTGCGGTCGCCCGCCGATCACCCGGTAGGTCGGTGTCAGTACGAAGCCGCGCACGGCCACGATCGGGGGCTGCCCTCCATGCCCGCGAAGGAGTAGATACCCTTCCCGTGCCCGACGCGAGGCTCACCCGCCTGACGCTCGCCGAGGCCGCGGACCTCCTGCGGCGCGGCTCTCTGTCGCCGGTGGAGCTGTGCGAAGCCGCCCTGGCTCGCGTCGACGCGATCGACCCGGAGCTCAACTCGTTCACGACCCGGGTTCGCGCGGACGTCGCGCTCGTCGCCGCGCGCGAGGCGGAGCGTGAGATCGCCGCGGGCCGCCATCGCGGGCCGCTCCATGGCATCCCGGTCGGAGTGAAGGACCTGATCGACACGGCGGGTCTGCGCACGACGTACGGGTCCGGTATCTTCCGCGACTACGTCCCGAACCGCGACGGCGCCGTGCCGGCGCGGCTGCGCGAAGCGGGCGCCGTGCTCCTCGGCAAGACGGCGACGCACGAGTTCGGGATGGGCATCACGACCAACAACCACTTCTTCGGCCCGACGCGGAACCCGTGGCGCCGCGAGCACGTGCCCGGCGGATCGAGCGGCGGCGCGGCGGCCGCGACCGCGGCCGAGCTCGGCACCTGGCAGGTCGGCACCGACGGCGGCGGCTCGATCCGCATCCCGGCCGCGTTCTGCGGCGTCGTGGGGTTGAAGCCCACGCTCGGGCTCATCAGCAATCGCGGCCAGTTCGGGAACGGCAACGTGTCGTTCTCGGTGCCCGGCCCGATCGCCCGCACGGTGCGCGACGCGGCGATCGCGGCGCAGGCGCTCGCGGGCTTCGATCCGGAGTACGCGTACGCGCGCGCCGGAGATCCACCCGATCTGCTCGCCGACCTCGAGCGCGGCGTGCGCGGGCTGCGGGTGGGAACGAGTCCCGATCTCATGCCCGCCCCCGATCCTGCCGTGCACGCGGCCTACGACGGCGCGCTCGACCGGCTGCAGGCGCTCGGGGCGGCGATCGCGGAGGTCCGCATGCCGCATCACGACCTCCTCTTCGGCGTGACGTTCGCCGTCTTCGCCATCGAGGGCGGCAACCAGACGCGCGAGCTGATCGGCGATCGCCCACGTGTGTTCTCGCCCGAGGTCGAGCGCCTCATGGTCGATCCGCCCACCGACGCGGGAGTGTGGGCGCGTGCCGTGCGCGATCGCCAGTGGGTGGCGCACGACTACACCGCGGCCTTCCGCGACGTGGACGTGCTCGTGACGCCGACGGCGCCGTGCCCCGCCCCACGCATCGACGAGGACGGCGGGTCACACGTCTTCCGCGTCGTGCCGTACACCGCCGCGATCAACATGGTCGGGCTGCCCGCCGTGTCGATCCCGATGGGAATGGACCGCGGGCTTCCGCTGGGGCTCCAGATCATCGGGCCACACGGCGCCGACGGGCTCGTCCTCCGCGTCGCGCACGCCCTCGAGCAGGACTCGCCCGCGCACCGCGTCCAGCGGCCACCCATCTAGTAACGGGGTCAAGCGGGCGCGGCGACCAGGCCGGGCGACGCGGGAAGCCGTTCGAGGCGCGGCCGGTAGCGTCCCAGCCCGACCTCGTCGCAGAGCGCGAAGGCGCGCGCGACCTGCGCCTCGTCCGGAAGCTCGCCCCGCCGCACGGCGATCTCCGCCAGGCCGAGGATCGTTCCGACCACGACCGAGCGCGCGCCGATCGCCTCGGCGATCGCGAGCCCGTCCCGGTACGCCGCCTCGGCCCGATCGAGGCGGCCGAGCCGCTGCATGACGTCGCCGAACGCGACCGCGACGAACGCCTGCCGGAGACGGCCACCGACGACGCCGTAGAGCGACTCGGCGTGCGCCTCCGCCCGCGCGACGTCACCGACGGCGAGCAGCGCCTCCGCGACGAAGCGGACGTTCAGCTGCATGAAGCCGGCCGCGGCGAGGCCCTTCTCGATGCAGTCGACGTAGTAGGCCGCATCGACCGACTCGCCGAGCTCGACGCGCGCGATCAGCGCCACCGACGCGACGGCCGGGAACACGTTCAGGTTCCCGATCTCCTCGCCGATGGCGAGGCTCTCGTCGGCAAACTGCTTCGCCTTCGCGTACTCGCCCCGCAGGCAGTGGATGACGCCCAGG contains the following coding sequences:
- a CDS encoding amidase, which translates into the protein MPDARLTRLTLAEAADLLRRGSLSPVELCEAALARVDAIDPELNSFTTRVRADVALVAAREAEREIAAGRHRGPLHGIPVGVKDLIDTAGLRTTYGSGIFRDYVPNRDGAVPARLREAGAVLLGKTATHEFGMGITTNNHFFGPTRNPWRREHVPGGSSGGAAAATAAELGTWQVGTDGGGSIRIPAAFCGVVGLKPTLGLISNRGQFGNGNVSFSVPGPIARTVRDAAIAAQALAGFDPEYAYARAGDPPDLLADLERGVRGLRVGTSPDLMPAPDPAVHAAYDGALDRLQALGAAIAEVRMPHHDLLFGVTFAVFAIEGGNQTRELIGDRPRVFSPEVERLMVDPPTDAGVWARAVRDRQWVAHDYTAAFRDVDVLVTPTAPCPAPRIDEDGGSHVFRVVPYTAAINMVGLPAVSIPMGMDRGLPLGLQIIGPHGADGLVLRVAHALEQDSPAHRVQRPPI